The Hallerella porci genomic sequence AACTTCGGAAACGGCGCACTTTGGATTTTATCTGCAACGGCAAATTTGGTAAGGAGAAATGCAAATGAAAAAGTTAATTCCGTTTTTTGCTGCTTTTTCCTGCGCCTTTGCAGACATCGCTCCCGAAACCGAAGGCATGATGGACACGCGGACCGATGGAACTTATTTAACCGCATCGCCGACATTCGTCTTTGACCGCAGTTCAAAACAAGGCGGTATCCATTCGGCAAGTGAAGAATGGACTCCCGAAAAATTGCGCTATCGTTTATTTGTCAATCGCATTTCGGAAACGCCTTCGTGGACGCCGCACGAACCTTCGGTTTGGCTTTCGGTCGGCAATGAAATCGGCGATTTAATGTATCAAGATGCGCGGATGAGTCGGGCGCACGAATCTTCGCCCAATCGCACGCCGATGCTCGAAGCGGGATTTCGTTCTAAAAGTTACAGCGGATTGTGGGCGACGGCGCGATATTTTCAAGTCGATCATTACTCCAAAAGCACGATGAATACGCGTGCGAAAATGGTGGGAACGACAAGCTATTCCATCTTTGGCGAAAATCTTCCGTTCTTTAGCACCGCTTACGCAGGGCTCGGTTATACGCATTCTTCTTTTGAAGCGGTGATGCTCGCAGGCCACGAATATATTTGGGAAATGGGAGAAAGCGGGCGCTGGATTCCTGTCGAATATAAACCGCGCGCCGAAGCGAGATTTGACGCCTGCTATTTGCATGCGACTTTTGCCTTTGAAAATGCAGAATACACTCTTTTAAAAGACAAAACCGTCGGCAATCGTAAAGAGTTTAACGGTTCGGTAAAACTCGGCGAAGATTCGCTCGCACAAAAAAAGCGCATGTGGAATTTAGCGCTCGGCGTTGCATTCCGCGCGGTGGACGATAGCGGGGCAGTGCCTTTTGGCATCAAAGATGATTACGTCGTTTTTCCCTTTTTAGAAGTTTCCTTGAACCCGACAAAGCGTTTACAATTCGCCGGATTTATTGGGACGAGCGGACGCGAATTTGCGAGTAAAGACAGCGTCAATTTAAGCTTCCCCGAATTTTCGGGAGTAAATGCAAACGTCGGATTTAAAAATCATATCGCATCAACTTTAAACCCGCTCGGCGAAGATTATGAATATTTTGGTTCGGATACGATTCATCTTCGGACGGATGGATTGATGCAACTGCACCGCGCTTACGCCGATTTGCGCAGCCGCATTCAATTCATCGAACTCGGGATGAATTTCGGCGGTTGGATTGAAAAAGGCGCAGAAACTTTTGATGTAAAATCGCGGAAAAAAGATGCGACCGAAAAACGTCCGCTCGTTTACCGCACAGGCGACGTCGATCGCATCGATTCTTGGATTCGCGGCATTTCGGGCGAAGCCGAAGTCGCATTGCATTACGAAAAAATGCTTTCGCTTTCAGCGCGCGCGGGCTTTGAACGCATCGAAGGTAGCGAAGAACGTTTCGAAGTCAATCCCGCCGAAGAATGGGTTTCTATCGGCGCCTATTGGAATTTGTGGAATCGATTCTTTGTCGAACATTCTTGGTCTTATCGTTCCGATGCGCAGTGGAATTTACGCACCGAAGACCCGTTCGTCGTCAAGGGCAGTTGGTATTGGAACGCATCTCTCACGCAGAATTTTCCGGCTTATGGTCTTTCGCTCAAAGCGACTCTCATCCATTCTTTGGGAAAAAGCCTGACGATGGTACCGAACGGTGGCGAAGATTTAACGCGATTCTTCTGCAATATCGTGAAGACTTTCTAAGCAAAAGCCCGAAGCGATTTGTTAATTTCTCGGAAAATTATTTCTGCGGTTTCCATTCAATTTGCGAAAGGATGACCGCAGCAAACATCAAAATGCAGCCGATGCCTTCTTGAAGGCTCAAGTGTTCTCCCAAATAAACCCAACCCGAAAGCACCGCAAAAACGGATTCGAGGCTCATCAAAAGCGAAGCGACTGTGGGCTTTAATTTATTCTGGGCGATGATTTGCAGCGTAAATGCGACGCCGCTCGAAAGAATGGCTGCGTATAAAAGCGGAATCCACGGCGTTCCATGCGAATAAACATCGACAATCGTGTGCAATTCGGAAACGGAACTTTTTAAATCGATGAAAAAAGTGGGGAAAATAGAAAGAATCGCGACGACCAAAAATTGAATTGCCGAAAGTCGCACATTGTCAACGCGGGTCACGTATTTGTCGACGACTAAAATTTGTACCGCAAAAGCGATCGCGCAGAGAAGTAAAATGCTATCGGAAAGTTGAATGGAAAAATCTTCTTTAATGCAGAGCAGATAGAGCCCGCAGAGAGTGAGTAAAACGCAAAACCAAATTTTGAACGAACTTTTTTTGCCGAGGAAAAGGCTTAAAATCGGGACGAAGATAATGTAGCAAGTCGTTAAAAATCCCGCTTTCCCCGCCGGCGTTCCGAGGAAAATTCCCGATTGCTGTAAATTCATTCCGCAAAACATCGCGAGCCCGCAGAAAATTCCCGCTTTCCAAAGCAATTTTTTTTCTGCAGAATTTTTCGGACGACGCGGACTTTTTCCGAGTTTATCGAGAATTTTGGCTAAGCCGAAAAGCACTGCGGTCGCAATAAAATTGCGGATGCAAACAAAGGTAAATGGCCCGACGGAATTGCCTTCGACTTGGGCGACGAATGTTGAACCCCAAAGAAAGGCGGTTAACACCAACAAAAAACTGTATCCAAGATTTGCCACAGCGTTAACGAAAATTTAATGGATGTTTGATTTGAGAGTTTCGACGACGCGAGAAAATGTCGCATCTTCTTGCATTTCTTTTTCGATGGTTTTAATCGCGTGCATCACCGTCGAATGATCGCGGTTTCCAAATCGCATGCCGACGCTTTTTAAGCTGAGAGTTGTAAGCGACTTCATCAAATACATCGCGACTTGGCGAGCA encodes the following:
- a CDS encoding DMT family transporter, whose amino-acid sequence is MANLGYSFLLVLTAFLWGSTFVAQVEGNSVGPFTFVCIRNFIATAVLFGLAKILDKLGKSPRRPKNSAEKKLLWKAGIFCGLAMFCGMNLQQSGIFLGTPAGKAGFLTTCYIIFVPILSLFLGKKSSFKIWFCVLLTLCGLYLLCIKEDFSIQLSDSILLLCAIAFAVQILVVDKYVTRVDNVRLSAIQFLVVAILSIFPTFFIDLKSSVSELHTIVDVYSHGTPWIPLLYAAILSSGVAFTLQIIAQNKLKPTVASLLMSLESVFAVLSGWVYLGEHLSLQEGIGCILMFAAVILSQIEWKPQK